One segment of Tenrec ecaudatus isolate mTenEca1 chromosome 1, mTenEca1.hap1, whole genome shotgun sequence DNA contains the following:
- the LOC142437523 gene encoding olfactory receptor 2W1-like: MDPKNYTFLPGFILLGFYDHPSLETVLSGVVTIFYLITLVGNTAIILACLLDAHLHTPMYFFLRNLSFLDLCFTTSAVPQMLVNLWGPDKTISYMGCVIQLYVYMWLGSIECLLLAVMSYDRFTAICRPLHYLVIMSPSLCLRMIIIVWGISLANSVVLCTLTLNLPRCGNNVLNHFLCEFPAIVKIACVDTMAVEMSVFALGIVFVLTPLFLILISYGYIARAVLRMKSKAGQRKAMNTCGSHLTVVSIFYGTIIYMYLRPGNSASQDQGKFLTLFYTIITPSLNPLIYTLRNKDMQSALRKLMRVDYVSIKGKRRWQS, from the coding sequence ATGGATCCAAAAAACTACACGTTTCTACCTGGATTTATTCTGCTTGGCTTCTATGATCATCCCAGTTTGGAGACGGTCCTGTCGGGAGTTGTCACCATCTTCTACTTAATTACTCTGGTGGGGAACACAGCCATCATTCTTGCATGTCTCCTGGATGCCCATCTGCACACACCAATGTATTTTTTCCTCAGGAATTTATCATTCCTCGATCTCTGTTTCACCACCAGCGCCGTGCCTCAGATGTTGGTTAACTTGTGGGGACCAGATAAAACCATCAGCTACATGGGGTGTGTCATTCAACTCTATGTTTACATGTGGTTGGGCTCCATTGAGTGCCTTCTGCTGGCGGTTATGTCCTATGATCGCTTTACAGCTATTTGTAGACCCTTGCATTACTTGGTAATCATGAGCCCAAGCCTATGTCTCAGGATGATTATCATTGTATGGGGTATCAGTTTGGCCAATTCTGTAGTATTGTGTACACTTACCCTGAATTTGCCTAGATGTGGAAACAATGTTTTGAATCATTTCTTGTGTGAGTTTCCAGCTATAGTTAAGATAGCTTGTGTAGACACCATGGCAGTTGAAATGTCGGTGTTTGCTTTAGGCATTGTATTTGTCCTTACACCCCTCTTCCTTATACTTATATCCTATGGTTACATTGCCCGAGCCGTGCTGAGAATGAAGTCCAAGGCCGGCCAACGAAAAGCCATGAATACCTGTGGGTCTCATCTCACTGTGGTGTCCATCTTCTATGGAACTATTATCTACATGTACCTGAGGCCAGGTAACAGTGCCTCCCAAGACCAGGGCAAATTCCTCACCCTGTTTTACACCATCATCACTCCCAGTCTCAACCCGCTCATCTACACTTTGAGGAACAAGGACATGCAGAGTGCCCTGAGGAAGCTCATGAGAGTTGACTATGTATCTATCAAAGGGAAGAGGAGGTGGCAATCATAG